DNA from Leptospira bandrabouensis:
CCATCTTCAGTTTGTTACTCACTGAAAATGCCAATTTTATCGATTTGTGTTATGAAGTGGTTTCTGCATTTGGGACAGTCGGTCTCACTCGTGGTCTCACTCCTCATTTGAGTGATTCTGGTAAAATCATCATTTGTACCGTAATGTTTGTGGGTAGAGTTGGAATTTTAACGCTACTTGTAGCACTCTCTAAAAAAGTAGATCGTATCTCTTATGAATATCCGAAAGAATATGTGGTTGTAGGTTGAACTTCGTATGCAAAGAAAAAAAATAGCAGTCATCGGAATTGGAAGTTTTGGAAAGTTGTTTGTTCGTTATCTTTTTGATGATGGACATGAAGTAATCGCGATCGACAAAGACCCAATCATCATCGATTCCATAAAAGATTATGTTACCATTGCCGTAACCTTAGATGCCACCGACGAACATGCATTACGATCCCAAGGAATATCTGAAGTGGATTATGCAGTCATTGCCCTTGCCGATGATTTTGAAACCTCTATCATTTGTGCCGAAAGTTTAAAAAAATGTGGTGTTAAAAATATTTACGCTCGTTACCAAACGGAATTGCAAATGAAGGTTTTGGCACTTCTTGGAATCAAAGATTTGTTTAATCCTGAAGAAAAAGCAGCAAGGAGTATGGCCGAAACCTTATCCTTTTCTGGAATGCGTTCTAGTTTTTTACTCTCCGATGAATACAGTGTGGTAGAAGTCACGGTTCCCAAACGTTATATCAACCAAACCATCGCCGATGCAGATCTTCGTCATAAATACAATATCAATGTCATCACCATCAAACGCCCCACGATCAACAAAGATACCAAACGTGCTTCCGATTCAAAATCTGAAAAGATCTTAGGAATCCCACATGGAAATACAGTTCTCAAAGAAGAGGATGTAATTGTTCTCTTTGGATCGCAAACTGACCTGGCTCGTTTTCTGGAAACATAAAATATGGGTCCAGAAAGAATCATTTGTCTTACCGAAGAACCCACAGAGATGTTGTATCTTTTGGGGGAAGAAAAACGGATTGTAGGAATTTCGGTTTATACAGAACGACCAGCTCGTGCTAAAGAAGAAAAAACAAAAGTCTCTGCCTTTATTAGTGGGAACTTAAAAAAAATAACGGCTCTCGAACCCGATCTTGTCATTGGATTTTCTGACATCCAATCCCAACTTGCCAAAGACCTCATTGAACGAGGATTAAATGTTCTTATCTTTAACCAAAGGTCTATCACAGAAATCTTAGCCAATATGCAAATCTTAGGAAACCTTGTGGGCCAGGCCGAAAAAGCCAAAACACTTATTTTAGAATGGCAAAACGCAATAGAGTCTTGGAAACAAGAGAACGAATCCAAATCCAAAAAACCAAAAGTCTTTTTTCAAGAATGGGATGAACCCATCATCACAGGAATCCAATGGGTGAGCGAAGCCATAGAACTTGCCGGTGGCGAAGATTGTTTTTCGCACTTAAAAGATCGTAAACTTGCCAAAGACCGAATCATCACAGCCGAGGATGTGAAGGATGCCAATCCCGATGTCTATGTTGGTTCTTGGTGTGGAAAGGCGATGGACTGGGAATGGGTGCGGAACAAACCCGAATGGGTATCGACAAACTTTATCAAATCCAACAAAATCTTTGAACTAGACCCAAGCATTATATTACAACCAGGGCCTGCTTTGTTTTTAGAAGGAATTCCTAAACTGAAAGAGATCTTCTCCTCCCTTTAATTCCCTACTTT
Protein-coding regions in this window:
- a CDS encoding potassium channel family protein produces the protein MQRKKIAVIGIGSFGKLFVRYLFDDGHEVIAIDKDPIIIDSIKDYVTIAVTLDATDEHALRSQGISEVDYAVIALADDFETSIICAESLKKCGVKNIYARYQTELQMKVLALLGIKDLFNPEEKAARSMAETLSFSGMRSSFLLSDEYSVVEVTVPKRYINQTIADADLRHKYNINVITIKRPTINKDTKRASDSKSEKILGIPHGNTVLKEEDVIVLFGSQTDLARFLET
- a CDS encoding cobalamin-binding protein, encoding MGPERIICLTEEPTEMLYLLGEEKRIVGISVYTERPARAKEEKTKVSAFISGNLKKITALEPDLVIGFSDIQSQLAKDLIERGLNVLIFNQRSITEILANMQILGNLVGQAEKAKTLILEWQNAIESWKQENESKSKKPKVFFQEWDEPIITGIQWVSEAIELAGGEDCFSHLKDRKLAKDRIITAEDVKDANPDVYVGSWCGKAMDWEWVRNKPEWVSTNFIKSNKIFELDPSIILQPGPALFLEGIPKLKEIFSSL